The following coding sequences lie in one Deferrivibrio essentukiensis genomic window:
- a CDS encoding flavin reductase family protein, with protein sequence MFKNIKPEDLTENAFEAIGKKWMLITPSNSEGIINPMTASWGGFGIMWHKNVVYIVIRPTRYTYELIEKTDNFSLTFFEEKYRKILNLCGSKSGRDINKIKETGLTPIIEDEFIYYKECSLSIFCKKLYFTDFNPDNFLDNEIEKLYPKKDYHKLYIGEIIRVKSE encoded by the coding sequence ATGTTTAAAAATATAAAACCTGAAGATTTAACAGAAAATGCCTTTGAAGCAATTGGCAAGAAGTGGATGCTCATCACCCCATCAAACAGCGAAGGGATTATTAATCCTATGACAGCAAGCTGGGGCGGTTTTGGTATAATGTGGCATAAAAATGTTGTTTATATTGTAATAAGGCCTACACGTTATACTTATGAGCTAATTGAAAAGACGGATAACTTTTCCCTAACATTTTTCGAAGAAAAATATAGGAAAATTTTAAACCTATGCGGCTCAAAATCCGGCCGTGATATTAATAAAATAAAAGAAACAGGACTGACACCGATTATAGAAGATGAGTTTATTTATTATAAAGAGTGCAGTCTTTCTATTTTCTGTAAAAAACTATATTTTACCGATTTCAATCCTGACAATTTTTTAGACAATGAAATTGAAAAGCTATACCCTAAAAAAGATTATCACAAACTATATATCGGCGAAATAATAAGGGTTAAGTCTGAATAA
- a CDS encoding SDR family oxidoreductase, translating into MGRNILITGASKGIGFELAKILLGKGDNLVLVSRNIENSENVNELKKISDNFYLLNCDVSKSEDIDKLHDFTKSKLGKIDVLVNNAGRGIFAPVGTETAQSIKEIIDLNVFGLIYLTNKFVDDIVENKGSIVNIASVAGRKGFAGLSTYCATKWAVVGFSESIRDELCAKGVRVINIEPGLVDTDWGENLPEAFQQYKKSVDMLRPEDIAKLIGFALDAPQHISLNEVLIRPTNQPR; encoded by the coding sequence ATGGGTAGAAACATTTTAATAACAGGGGCAAGCAAAGGGATAGGGTTTGAGCTTGCAAAAATTTTACTTGGTAAGGGAGATAACCTTGTACTTGTATCAAGAAATATTGAAAACTCAGAAAATGTAAATGAGCTAAAAAAAATATCTGATAACTTTTATCTATTAAACTGTGATGTTTCAAAAAGTGAAGATATAGATAAATTACACGATTTTACAAAGTCAAAGCTTGGAAAAATAGATGTGTTAGTAAATAATGCGGGCAGGGGGATTTTTGCACCTGTGGGGACTGAAACCGCTCAGTCAATTAAAGAAATTATCGATTTAAACGTTTTTGGGCTGATATATCTTACAAATAAATTTGTGGATGACATTGTGGAAAATAAAGGAAGTATAGTAAATATTGCTTCTGTTGCCGGGAGAAAAGGATTTGCGGGGCTTTCAACATATTGTGCTACAAAGTGGGCTGTAGTTGGATTTTCTGAAAGTATCAGGGATGAGCTATGCGCAAAAGGGGTTAGGGTGATAAATATTGAGCCTGGGCTTGTGGATACTGATTGGGGAGAAAATCTTCCTGAAGCATTTCAACAGTATAAGAAAAGCGTTGATATGCTAAGGCCTGAAGATATTGCCAAGCTGATAGGTTTTGCCCTTGATGCACCGCAGCATATCTCTTTGAATGAGGTGTTAATCAGGCCTACAAATCAGCCGAGATAA
- a CDS encoding DsrE family protein, with protein MKKIFIFTLILLVVCISAFAQNRSSSLNDVKTSRVIFDVNIGDAKLLLTRLTLIKETLDGLSKYNDYKAVVAFRGKASNFVTKNNEHIKKDDIGIKEKIYSILNILKNDYNATLEQCTIALKFAGIEPDEVYDIINVIENGYISIIGYQNQGYAFVPMD; from the coding sequence ATGAAAAAAATTTTTATATTTACACTCATCTTGCTTGTTGTCTGTATTTCTGCTTTTGCCCAAAACAGGTCTTCTTCATTAAATGACGTAAAAACGTCCAGAGTAATATTTGATGTTAACATAGGTGATGCAAAACTACTTCTTACAAGGCTCACTCTTATAAAAGAAACGCTTGATGGTCTTTCAAAATACAATGATTATAAAGCTGTCGTGGCATTTCGAGGAAAGGCTTCCAACTTTGTTACAAAAAACAATGAGCATATAAAAAAGGATGATATCGGTATCAAAGAAAAAATTTATAGTATTCTTAATATTCTAAAAAATGACTACAATGCAACACTTGAGCAATGCACTATTGCCCTTAAATTTGCAGGTATTGAGCCTGATGAAGTGTATGATATTATAAATGTGATAGAAAACGGCTACATTTCCATAATTGGTTATCAAAATCAGGGTTATGCTTTTGTACCTATGGATTGA
- a CDS encoding glycerate kinase type-2 family protein has translation MKDKRESNLDNLIEIFKSAVSSVDPYKLINEKVKVDFPYLYIEDIRITEKINLNIYSKIIVIAIGKASAKMAKAIENIFVNIDFKGLVVTKYGHTEDLQRFEMIEAGHPIPDDNSIKAAEKIINLLQIADEKTLVITLISGGGSALVAAPVEGFILTDKQNVTKKLLESGATINEINCVRKHLSKLKGGGFLRYLNGAESVNLILSDVIGDRLDTIASGLTYFDSTTFTDAVSICQKYGISDEKILSYFQKGVAGQVEETLKKNDIEKIKLKNIIVGSNYHALVGAKKKAEELGFRPFVFTDELFGEAKEVAKSILAIARGFRKNKKEYNCLIFGGETTVTIQGNGKGGRNQEMALSFLNEMDESDKGIYFLSGGTDGNDGPTDAAGAVASYEIREKATHYGIKPFDFLRNNDAYNFFGKVDALVKTGPTNTNVCDIQIVISE, from the coding sequence ATGAAGGATAAGAGAGAGAGTAATTTAGATAACCTTATAGAAATATTTAAAAGTGCTGTCTCTTCAGTCGACCCTTACAAACTGATTAATGAAAAAGTAAAGGTCGACTTTCCATACCTTTATATTGAAGATATAAGGATTACTGAAAAAATTAATCTAAACATTTATAGCAAGATTATTGTGATTGCCATCGGCAAAGCAAGTGCCAAAATGGCTAAGGCAATCGAAAATATATTTGTAAATATAGATTTTAAAGGATTGGTTGTTACAAAATATGGTCATACAGAAGATTTACAAAGATTTGAAATGATTGAAGCAGGCCATCCTATTCCTGATGATAACAGTATTAAAGCTGCAGAAAAGATTATAAATTTATTACAAATTGCTGATGAGAAGACATTGGTTATCACGCTTATTTCAGGAGGAGGCTCGGCACTTGTTGCTGCTCCTGTAGAAGGGTTTATTTTGACAGATAAACAGAATGTTACAAAAAAATTACTTGAAAGTGGAGCAACAATTAATGAAATAAATTGTGTAAGAAAGCATCTTTCAAAGCTAAAGGGCGGCGGATTTCTAAGGTATCTAAACGGTGCTGAAAGTGTTAATTTAATACTGTCTGATGTAATTGGAGACAGACTTGACACAATTGCAAGCGGGCTTACATATTTTGATAGTACAACTTTTACTGATGCAGTTTCAATATGTCAAAAATATGGTATTAGTGATGAAAAGATATTGTCATATTTTCAAAAAGGGGTAGCAGGTCAAGTAGAAGAAACTTTAAAGAAAAATGATATTGAGAAGATTAAGCTTAAAAATATAATAGTTGGCTCAAATTACCACGCCCTTGTGGGTGCCAAGAAAAAAGCGGAAGAGCTTGGGTTTAGACCTTTTGTTTTTACTGATGAGCTTTTTGGCGAGGCAAAAGAGGTGGCAAAGTCTATTTTGGCTATTGCAAGAGGGTTTAGGAAAAATAAAAAGGAATATAATTGCCTAATATTTGGCGGTGAAACAACTGTAACAATACAGGGTAACGGAAAAGGTGGACGGAATCAGGAGATGGCGTTGTCATTTTTAAATGAGATGGATGAGTCTGATAAAGGTATATATTTTTTATCGGGCGGGACTGATGGAAATGATGGGCCTACGGATGCTGCCGGAGCAGTGGCAAGCTATGAAATAAGAGAAAAAGCAACACATTATGGTATTAAACCTTTTGATTTTTTAAGAAATAATGATGCTTACAATTTTTTTGGCAAAGTTGATGCTTTGGTAAAAACAGGGCCTACCAACACCAATGTTTGTGATATTCAGATTGTGATTTCGGAGTAG
- a CDS encoding transglycosylase domain-containing protein has translation MSIRKIFLYTTILGIILSGYFILLSYGFDRYKSYLLSLIKIPDIEVNNDTTTTKLKVYSANGKLIFEKFTSYGGQILFDKDFKEFDQFYAEFVKVKGGDPLKEELWKEFYKKHENIKFSFYFIDFFKNSFMKELEQKYSVSQIYESVLNNFIFDNGIKGVNGYSVYLFSKDFGNLTFKEKVFLALSTIENIGSPEGRYEYLSDLAGLITGDDKKITFNTPKINILYPDYVDGVLEELEKLNLQYNKHSYDVYTNLDEYNYNNIKSVLRSSLKEFKGVEASFVLIDYVNNKSLLSIGTINDDYNKNRALKIKREVGSVFKPVTFLTAFKYGYRPSFVLEDKPYSFRDGKYWYRPKNYEDFYMGRTNIRNGLIYSLNNLTIKLAETVGLRRVSNMATLLGYENVRPFYAMPLGSIPQTPFAVANSYAAIASYGEKCNVRFIDKVVNETGRQLYLKNECEKVVDEKSVYQTIYLMKKVVDYGTARGKGLIPGTAGKTGTTNDSKDVWFVAIFPPYVGVLWVGYDDFKSLGDDASGGKIAAPIMAEIERKLLPGVTNIQFKVPEGIRMVKVVKGEDKLFDSGCGSFYYEMLNKNNLPDVCIADSLNVATKED, from the coding sequence ATGAGCATTAGAAAAATTTTCCTTTATACAACGATTTTGGGTATTATATTATCTGGCTATTTTATACTTTTAAGTTATGGTTTTGACAGGTATAAAAGCTATCTTTTGTCTCTTATTAAAATCCCTGATATAGAAGTAAATAATGACACAACAACGACAAAATTAAAAGTATATTCCGCAAATGGCAAATTGATTTTTGAAAAGTTTACTTCTTACGGAGGGCAAATTTTATTTGACAAGGATTTTAAAGAGTTTGACCAATTTTATGCTGAGTTTGTTAAAGTTAAAGGGGGTGACCCTTTAAAAGAGGAGCTATGGAAAGAATTTTACAAAAAGCATGAAAATATTAAATTTAGTTTTTATTTTATAGATTTTTTTAAAAACTCTTTTATGAAAGAGCTTGAGCAAAAGTATAGTGTTTCTCAAATATATGAATCTGTTTTGAATAATTTTATTTTTGATAACGGGATAAAAGGGGTAAACGGTTATTCTGTTTATCTTTTTTCGAAAGATTTTGGCAATTTGACATTTAAGGAAAAAGTTTTTTTGGCACTTTCTACTATAGAAAATATAGGTAGCCCTGAAGGTAGATATGAGTATCTTTCCGATTTGGCAGGTTTAATCACAGGTGATGATAAAAAGATTACCTTTAATACCCCAAAAATTAATATTTTGTATCCTGATTATGTTGATGGTGTACTTGAAGAGCTTGAAAAATTAAACTTACAATATAACAAGCATAGTTATGACGTATATACTAATCTTGATGAATACAATTACAACAATATTAAAAGCGTGCTGAGAAGTTCGTTAAAAGAATTTAAAGGTGTGGAAGCCTCTTTCGTATTAATTGATTATGTGAATAATAAAAGTCTATTATCAATTGGCACTATAAATGATGATTATAATAAAAATAGGGCTCTAAAAATCAAAAGAGAGGTGGGCTCCGTTTTTAAGCCGGTGACCTTTTTGACGGCATTTAAATATGGGTACAGACCGTCATTTGTATTGGAAGATAAACCTTATTCCTTTAGAGATGGGAAATATTGGTATCGACCCAAAAATTATGAAGATTTTTATATGGGTAGGACAAATATAAGAAACGGTCTGATATATTCTTTAAACAATCTTACAATAAAACTTGCAGAGACAGTTGGTTTGAGAAGAGTATCAAATATGGCAACACTTTTAGGGTATGAAAATGTGAGACCTTTTTATGCTATGCCACTCGGCTCAATTCCGCAAACACCCTTTGCCGTAGCTAATTCATATGCTGCTATTGCCAGCTATGGTGAAAAATGCAATGTCAGGTTTATAGATAAAGTTGTAAATGAAACAGGGAGACAGTTATATCTTAAAAATGAATGCGAAAAGGTTGTAGATGAAAAGAGTGTATACCAGACAATATATTTGATGAAAAAAGTTGTTGATTATGGAACTGCACGGGGGAAAGGTTTGATTCCTGGCACTGCTGGCAAAACGGGGACTACAAATGACAGTAAAGATGTGTGGTTTGTCGCCATATTTCCGCCGTATGTGGGAGTTTTATGGGTAGGTTATGATGACTTTAAATCGTTAGGGGATGATGCTTCCGGAGGTAAAATAGCAGCACCAATTATGGCAGAAATAGAACGTAAATTGCTGCCGGGTGTGACCAATATTCAGTTTAAAGTCCCAGAAGGTATACGTATGGTCAAAGTGGTAAAAGGTGAAGATAAACTGTTTGATTCAGGGTGTGGCTCATTTTATTATGAAATGCTCAATAAAAACAATCTGCCGGATGTATGCATAGCTGATAGTCTAAATGTTGCCACAAAAGAAGATTAG
- the mazG gene encoding nucleoside triphosphate pyrophosphohydrolase has product MEKEFNKLVKIIEKLRAPDGCPWDREQTLYSLRDQLIEETFELVEAIDNKDIENIKEELGDLLLHVIMHSVIAAEDNLFTLTDVMKTISEKLIRRHPHVFGGEKTDSVDDVLVNWEKIKSKEKKDRKYILDGIPKGLPSIQKAYKLQEKARKVGFDWESGEDCLRKVEEEFTEFKQAIKLKDVNEIEEEMGDLLFSILNLSRFLNINADSALQKTNEKFKSRFRFIEDELAKNGISFEEASIELLERYWQKAKNTFK; this is encoded by the coding sequence ATGGAAAAAGAGTTTAACAAGCTTGTAAAAATTATTGAAAAATTAAGAGCTCCTGACGGCTGCCCCTGGGACAGGGAGCAGACTCTATATTCCTTACGTGACCAGCTTATTGAGGAAACCTTTGAGCTTGTGGAAGCAATAGATAATAAAGATATTGAAAACATCAAGGAAGAGCTGGGGGATTTGCTTTTACACGTAATTATGCATTCGGTTATTGCGGCAGAAGATAATCTTTTTACACTAACAGACGTAATGAAAACAATTTCTGAAAAACTCATAAGAAGGCACCCGCACGTTTTTGGAGGTGAAAAAACAGATTCGGTAGATGACGTCCTTGTTAATTGGGAAAAGATTAAAAGTAAGGAAAAAAAGGACAGAAAATACATACTGGACGGAATCCCCAAAGGCTTGCCTTCTATCCAGAAGGCATACAAATTGCAAGAAAAGGCAAGAAAGGTAGGCTTTGACTGGGAAAGCGGTGAGGACTGTCTGAGAAAGGTTGAAGAAGAATTCACAGAATTTAAACAAGCAATAAAGTTAAAGGATGTTAATGAAATTGAAGAGGAAATGGGTGATTTGCTATTTTCTATCTTAAACCTTTCAAGGTTTCTAAATATCAATGCTGACAGTGCCTTGCAAAAAACCAACGAAAAATTCAAAAGCCGATTTCGGTTTATCGAAGATGAACTTGCAAAAAACGGTATCTCATTTGAGGAAGCATCCATTGAATTATTGGAAAGATACTGGCAAAAAGCGAAAAATACATTCAAATAA
- a CDS encoding methyl-accepting chemotaxis protein: MSIKLKVIIGSIIGVILIILASLYFDYSMLSQSIESIREEKFHNMKQALDKNLEDEFHTLDITTKIIAEDSLSNTLFQTGDRISLYETKKELFKELKENYGVKQFQYHLPPATAFLRLHKPEKFGDDLSGFRKTVVECNKTQKKVVGVEVGVAGLGLRVVYPVFLNGEHIGSVELGGSYEDILNNIKDSFDVGFAIGINEDIYNSLIKKPIEGQVKKGNFVYRKLTEDIRKYLDKVDENTRNIGNVYFYRIPIKDYSGAVIGQLLFSHDFTHEIQMHKSAFYKKVGVILFLGVLLIAGLSFLLTVALKPIKTITNMLRNISEGEGDLSQRIEVKSKDEIADLSNYFNKFIENLENDFLDTMYKISNSIEKSNSLYHSLVKVSDVAEKTGDMANQVATASEEMSSTIMEIARSAQDSASKAQQTVEVAQKGGEIIDQVASYAESTKVTITNLKNSIAQLTDDAKKIGNIINVINDIADQTNLLALNAAIEAARAGEHGRGFAVVADEVRKLAEKTQQSTKEIETMIKQIQVNVKESYNNAENVVEAVDKQTLLSQNTKDNFGEILDAIDELNSLILGISSAVEEQSSATEEIAQSVVSVSEMGEISKSEVAVLQKDIDTFINELSVAIENFYKFKFSKKGSIFVKAKFDHIKFMNRIFDCLINGRCNFNVVDHKNCNFGKFYYSPDGQYFKVDSEFNAIEHPHVDVHKIGMEITNLIKQGRVDDARKMIEDMLSDTEKIVTYLDQLMEKYK, encoded by the coding sequence ATGTCAATTAAGTTAAAAGTTATTATAGGCTCTATAATTGGAGTAATTCTTATTATTTTAGCGTCACTTTATTTTGATTACAGTATGCTCAGCCAATCTATTGAAAGTATTAGGGAAGAAAAGTTTCACAATATGAAACAAGCACTTGACAAAAATCTTGAAGATGAGTTTCACACACTTGATATTACCACAAAGATTATTGCAGAGGATTCTCTTTCAAACACGCTTTTTCAAACAGGGGACAGAATAAGTCTATATGAAACAAAAAAGGAACTTTTTAAGGAATTAAAAGAAAATTATGGTGTCAAACAGTTTCAATATCATCTGCCACCTGCGACTGCATTTTTAAGATTGCATAAGCCTGAAAAATTTGGAGATGATTTAAGTGGGTTTAGAAAAACTGTCGTGGAATGTAACAAAACGCAGAAAAAGGTTGTAGGTGTGGAAGTGGGAGTAGCAGGGCTTGGTCTAAGGGTTGTTTATCCCGTATTTTTAAATGGTGAGCATATAGGAAGCGTAGAGCTTGGGGGCTCATATGAAGATATACTAAATAATATTAAAGATAGTTTTGATGTAGGGTTTGCGATTGGTATTAATGAAGATATTTATAATTCTTTAATTAAAAAACCTATCGAAGGGCAGGTCAAAAAAGGAAACTTTGTATATAGAAAGCTTACAGAAGATATAAGAAAATATCTTGATAAAGTGGATGAAAATACAAGAAATATAGGGAATGTGTATTTTTACAGAATTCCTATTAAAGACTATTCAGGTGCAGTTATAGGGCAATTGCTTTTTTCTCATGATTTTACTCATGAAATACAGATGCACAAATCTGCCTTTTACAAAAAGGTCGGAGTAATATTATTTTTAGGTGTTCTTCTTATTGCCGGGCTTTCTTTTTTACTTACCGTTGCTTTAAAGCCCATAAAAACAATAACTAATATGCTAAGAAATATTTCAGAAGGTGAAGGGGATTTATCTCAAAGAATAGAGGTTAAATCCAAAGATGAAATAGCAGATCTGTCAAATTATTTTAATAAATTTATAGAAAATCTTGAAAATGACTTTTTGGATACAATGTATAAAATTTCAAACTCAATTGAAAAGAGTAACAGTCTGTATCACTCTCTTGTAAAAGTAAGTGATGTGGCTGAAAAAACGGGGGATATGGCAAACCAGGTAGCTACAGCCAGTGAAGAGATGAGCTCTACAATTATGGAGATTGCAAGAAGCGCTCAGGATTCGGCTAGCAAGGCACAGCAAACTGTTGAAGTGGCACAAAAAGGTGGAGAAATTATTGATCAGGTTGCAAGTTACGCCGAATCCACAAAAGTCACTATTACAAATCTTAAAAATTCCATTGCTCAGTTAACGGACGATGCTAAGAAGATTGGCAATATTATTAACGTAATCAATGATATAGCAGACCAGACAAATCTTTTGGCTCTTAATGCTGCAATAGAAGCGGCACGTGCAGGTGAGCACGGCAGAGGGTTTGCCGTGGTGGCTGATGAGGTGAGAAAATTAGCCGAAAAAACTCAACAGTCTACCAAAGAGATTGAAACAATGATTAAGCAGATTCAGGTTAATGTAAAAGAGTCTTACAATAATGCGGAAAATGTAGTTGAAGCGGTGGATAAGCAGACTTTACTTTCCCAAAATACGAAGGACAATTTTGGCGAGATTTTGGATGCTATTGACGAGCTAAATTCTTTGATATTAGGTATTTCTTCAGCTGTAGAGGAGCAGTCTTCAGCTACTGAAGAGATTGCTCAAAGTGTAGTAAGTGTATCTGAAATGGGTGAGATATCTAAATCCGAAGTGGCAGTGCTTCAGAAGGATATAGATACTTTTATTAATGAATTGTCTGTAGCAATTGAAAACTTTTACAAATTTAAATTTTCTAAAAAAGGGAGCATCTTTGTTAAAGCAAAATTTGATCATATTAAATTTATGAACAGAATATTTGACTGTCTGATTAACGGTAGATGCAATTTTAATGTAGTAGACCATAAAAACTGTAACTTTGGTAAGTTTTATTACTCCCCTGACGGTCAATATTTTAAAGTCGATTCAGAGTTTAATGCCATAGAGCATCCACATGTTGATGTGCATAAGATTGGAATGGAGATTACAAATTTGATTAAGCAGGGTAGAGTAGATGATGCAAGAAAAATGATTGAGGATATGCTTTCTGATACTGAAAAGATTGTGACTTATTTAGACCAATTAATGGAGAAGTATAAATAA
- a CDS encoding HD domain-containing phosphohydrolase — MNKNLTQHHHRVAYIATAIAAEYGLNLSRIKNTTLAALLHDIGLMVTSEVKNLSTFDIGDDGKLSHSKIGSYLLKEVSFFQELSDIIEKHHFKYKDYPDIEDEPLMIFLADRIDILLDRNKASYYQKDKICDIISSESGKMFKPEHVEAFLKFKDKEYFWLELDMPNKDKILRKYIQYDIYELNMNNILEFTKFIGQLIDFRCSFTATHSARVANTAATLSRYCGFDEQKQKEVEIAGYLHDIGKLGIDPYIINKNGPLTIDEMAEMRKHTYYTYYILTSLEIFDDLKYMAAFHHEYLDGTGYPFHLKADRLTTGCRLMTIADIFTALTEDRPYRKGMKIDKTLSILETFAKNGKIDCNILDILKENIDEIQYISKSLHNEVIAKYNNFKNVLI; from the coding sequence ATGAATAAAAATCTTACCCAACATCATCATAGGGTTGCATACATAGCTACGGCCATTGCTGCTGAATATGGTCTTAATCTGAGCAGAATCAAGAATACAACATTAGCTGCCCTTCTTCATGACATAGGGTTAATGGTAACAAGTGAAGTCAAAAACTTATCAACATTTGATATTGGAGATGATGGCAAATTATCCCACTCAAAAATCGGCTCATATTTATTAAAAGAGGTATCATTTTTTCAAGAACTATCAGATATAATAGAGAAACACCACTTTAAATATAAAGACTATCCTGACATAGAAGATGAGCCCTTAATGATTTTTCTTGCTGACAGGATTGATATCTTGCTTGACAGGAATAAGGCTTCTTATTACCAGAAGGATAAAATCTGTGACATTATTTCTTCGGAATCCGGCAAAATGTTTAAGCCCGAACATGTGGAAGCATTTCTCAAATTCAAAGACAAAGAGTATTTCTGGCTTGAACTCGATATGCCCAACAAAGATAAAATTTTAAGAAAATATATACAATATGACATTTATGAACTTAATATGAATAATATCTTGGAATTTACAAAATTTATCGGGCAATTGATAGACTTCAGGTGTTCATTTACCGCAACCCATTCTGCCAGGGTAGCAAACACTGCAGCCACCCTTTCAAGATATTGCGGATTTGATGAACAAAAACAAAAAGAAGTGGAAATTGCAGGCTATCTTCACGATATTGGAAAGCTTGGAATCGACCCTTACATAATAAACAAAAATGGTCCATTAACTATTGATGAAATGGCGGAAATGCGTAAACATACTTATTATACTTACTATATACTCACTTCACTGGAAATCTTTGATGATCTTAAATATATGGCAGCCTTTCATCATGAATACCTTGACGGCACGGGATATCCATTCCATTTAAAAGCAGACAGGCTTACCACAGGATGCAGATTGATGACTATTGCTGATATTTTTACAGCCCTTACCGAAGATAGACCATACAGAAAAGGGATGAAAATAGATAAAACCTTATCTATTCTTGAAACTTTTGCAAAAAATGGAAAAATAGATTGTAATATTTTAGATATCCTTAAAGAAAACATAGACGAGATACAATATATCAGCAAATCTCTTCACAATGAGGTTATTGCTAAGTACAATAATTTTAAAAATGTATTGATTTGA